A window of Saccharomyces paradoxus chromosome XI, complete sequence contains these coding sequences:
- the SRL3 gene encoding DNA-binding protein SRL3 (GTB motif (G1/S transcription factor binding) containing protein~similar to YKR091W) — protein sequence MFLKTPNWETVNETPKSRVLTINELISPSLDTESRKLLATPVRRYCKTSVGEAQESPTSEPSPGGNEDPAYQYNAQFHFPGPITPTTPKSKDREMFPSPVLPLISPTTVTEEENNGSVHEFSRTLKSRLNCAMVKLSREHEGDFTTRKLECSGNEQVALIPPPPTEKIRKGSYSNKFASKHRRCHSLDESKKFLSSLEDSSAHAAFLKAISSKHAKNNKVENVNVSPLRWSSHRRTQSTQENSLQEALAIDTLLKMSSSE from the coding sequence ATGTTCCTGAAGACACCTAATTGGGAAACGGTAAATGAGACTCCCAAATCGAGAGTCTTGACGATAAACGAGTTGATCTCTCCCAGCTTGGATACTGAATCTAGGAAACTTCTGGCGACCCCGGTGAGGAGGTATTGTAAGACTTCAGTAGGTGAAGCGCAAGAGTCTCCTACGTCTGAGCCCTCGCCCGGTGGCAACGAAGATCCCGCCTATCAATATAACGCACAATTTCACTTTCCAGGACCAATAACTCCTACGACACCCAAGTCTAAGGATAGGGAAATGTTTCCGTCCCCAGTACTTCCACTGATTTCTCCCACGACAGTTACTGAGGAAGAGAATAATGGTTCTGTACATGAGTTTTCACGAACGCTAAAATCAAGACTCAACTGCGCAATGGTTAAGCTGTCAAGAGAACATGAGGGTGATTTTACGACAAGGAAGTTGGAGTGTTCTGGAAATGAGCAAGTAGCTTTAATTCCTCCCCCTCCGACGGAAAAGATACGAAAGGGCTCATATAGTAATAAATTTGCCTCTAAGCATAGGCGCTGTCACTCGTTAGATGAATCTAAAAAGTTTTTGAGTTCTCTGGAAGATTCATCCGCTCATGCGGCATTCTTGAAGgcaatttcttccaaacatgctaaaaataataaggtAGAAAACGTTAATGTTTCACCATTACGTTGGTCTTCTCATAGAAGAACACAAAGTACACAAGAGAATTCTTTGCAAGAGGCACTTGCTATTGATACGTTATTGAAGATGTCGTCATCGGAGTAA
- the PCC1 gene encoding chromatin DNA-binding EKC/KEOPS complex subunit PCC1 (Myosin-like protein associated with the nuclear envelope~similar to YKR095W): protein MTSKREKSLDHTLELKIPFETERQATIATKVLSPDPILKPQDFQVDYSSEKNVMLVQFRSIDDRVLRVGVSSIIDSIKTIVEAMDVLS from the exons ATGACAAGCAAACGGGAAAAGTCACTGGATCATACATT GGAGCTAAAAATACCGTTCGAAACGGAACGACAAGCAACAATAGCAACCAAGGTTCTATCTCCGGACCCGATTTTGAAACCACAAGATTTCCAAGTAGACTACAGCTCCGAGAAAAATGTCATGCTGGTCCAGTTTAGAAGCATTGATGATAGGGTACTTCGTGTGGGTGTCAGCAGTATTATAGACAGTATCAAGACCATTGTAGAGGCTATGGACGTTCTATCATAA
- the PTR2 gene encoding Ptr2p (Integral membrane peptide transporter~similar to YKR093W) encodes MLNHPSQGSGDIQDEKQGDFPVIEEEKTQAVTLKDSYASDDAANSTERYNLSPSPEDEDFEAPTEEEMQTLRHVGGKIPMRCWLIAIVELSERFSYYGLSAPFQNYMEYGPNDSPKGVLSLNSQGATGLSYFFQFWCYVTPVFGGYVADTFWGKYNTICCGTAIYIAGIFILFITSIPSVGNRDSAIGGFIAAIILIGIATGMIKANLSVLIADQLPKRKPSIKVLKSGERVIVDSNITLQNVFMFFYFMINVGSLSLMATTELEYHKGFWAAYLLPFCFFWIAVVTLIFGKKQYIQRPIGDKVIAKSFKVCWILTKNKFDFNAAKPSVHPEKDYPWNDKFVDEIKRALAACKVFVFYPIYWTQYGTMISSFITQASMMELHGIPNDFLQAFDSIALIIFIPIFEKFIYPFIRRYTPFKPITKIFFGFMFGSFAMTWAAVLQSFVYKAGPWYKEPLGHNTPNHVHVCWQIPAYVLISFSEIFASITGLEYAYSKAPASMKSFIMSIFLLTNAFGSAIGCALSPVTVDPKFTWLFTGLAVACFISGCLFWFCFRKYNDTEEEMNAMDYEDEDEFDLNPISAPKANDIEILEPMESLRSTAKY; translated from the coding sequence ATGCTCAACCACCCTAGCCAAGGCTCAGGTGATATTCAGGACGAAAAGCAAGGCGACTTCCCCGTCATCGAAGAGGAGAAGACCCAAGCTGTAACGCTGAAGGACTCTTACGCTAGCGACGATGCCGCTAATTCTACGGAACGCTATAACTTGTCTCCTTCCCCGGAGGACGAAGACTTCGAAGCTCCcactgaagaagaaatgcaGACTTTAAGACACGTTGGTGGTAAAATCCCCATGAGATGCTGGCTGATCGCTATTGTAGAGCTTTCCGAGAGATTCTCCTACTATGGGCTTTCTGCGCCATTTCAAAACTACATGGAATATGGGCCCAATGACTCCCCCAAAGGTGTTCTGAGCTTGAACAGTCAAGGTGCCACAGGGTTGTCgtattttttccagttttgGTGCTACGTTACACCGGTTTTCGGTGGTTACGTCGCAGATACATTCTGGGGTAAGTATAATACAATTTGTTGCGGCACGGCTATCTACATTGCCGGTATCTTTATTCTATTCATCACTTCGATTCCTTCCGTTGGTAACAGAGACAGTGCTATTGGTGGGTTTATTGCTGCCATTATTTTGATCGGTATTGCTACTGGTATGATTAAGGCCAATCTTTCCGTGTTGATCGCCGACCAGCTTCCCAAACGGAAACCCTCTATCAAAGTGCTAAAATCAGGCGAAAGAGTCATCGTTGATTCAAACATTACTTTACAAAACGTTTTCATgtttttctattttatgATCAATGTCGGCTCTCTATCTTTAATGGCCACCACTGAATTAGAATACCATAAGGGTTTCTGGGCAGCGTACCTATTGCCCTTCTGCTTCTTTTGGATCGCTGTTGTAACTTTGATTTTCGGTAAGAAGCAATACATTCAGAGACCAATTGGTGATAAAGTTATTGCCAAAAGTTTCAAAGTTTGTTGGATTTTAACCAAGAACAAGTTCGACTTCAACGCTGCTAAACCTTCTGTTCATCCAGAAAAGGACTACCCATGGAACGACaaatttgttgatgaaattaAGAGGGCTTTGGCGGCTTGTAAGGTGTTTGTATTCTACCCAATCTATTGGACACAATACGGTACAATGATCTCCAGTTTCATTACTCAAGCTAGTATGATGGAATTGCATGGAATCCCCAACGATTTCCTACAAGCATTCGATTCCATTGCATTGATCATTTTTATCccaatttttgaaaagtttatttatCCTTTCATCAGGAGATACACTCCATTCAAACCAATTacaaaaatctttttcGGTTTCATGTTTGGGTCCTTTGCGATGACATGGGCTGCTGTCCTACAAAGTTTCGTTTACAAGGCTGGTCCATGGTATAAGGAACCTTTGGGTCACAACACCCCAAATCATGTCCACGTTTGCTGGCAAATCCCTGCATATGtcttgatttctttttcagaaatCTTCGCCTCTATCACTGGTTTGGAATACGCTTATTCCAAAGCCCCAGCTTCTATGAAATCATTCATCATGTCCATTTTCTTATTGACTAACGCCTTTGGTTCCGCCATTGGTTGTGCCTTATCTCCAGTAACCGTTGATCCTAAATTCACATGGTTATTCACTGGTTTGGCTGTTGCCTGCTTCATCTCTGGTTGTTTGTTCTGGTTTTGCTTCAGAAAGTATAACGatacagaagaagaaatgaacGCCATGGATTACGAGGATGAAGACGAATTTGATCTCAATCCAATTTCCGCACCTAAAGCTAACGATATCGAAATATTAGAACCAATGGAAAGTCTAAGATCCACTGCCAAGTATTAA
- the MLP1 gene encoding Mlp1p (Myosin-like protein associated with the nuclear envelope~similar to YKR095W) produces the protein MTDHGTSMKGIQNGATTDERLNAIASFFDCSLEQVKSIDGDVVKHLNDKLLQFNELKSENLQITVSFDELKTNSLKKIDGLKTEMEKVMRENDKIRKERNDTFAKFESIKNEKTKLSNELESVKRRVDDLTEEKKEIQSNQQRTLKILDERLKELEIAKIENNRSDSEYKKLRSTIIDLETKQQDYISSDLNSRTELERKTQELTLLQSNNDWLEKEVSSKNEQYLSYRQKTDKIILEIRNELNHLRSDFQMEKTNNDVLKQKNNELSKSLQEKLLEIKSLSDSLNSEKQEFSAEISLKQRLVDLLESQLDAVKEELNSTREANTANVISNDAKNHISENEELLKELQQMKEKLAQCESERLRLSSIIDEADEDSGSLTSKSNSDFILLKKQLIKERRAKEHLQNQIEAFIVELEHKVPIINSFKERTDMLEKELNNAALLLEHTSNEKNAKIKELNAKNEKLANCENDIQTLVKQRLDLCRQIQYLLVTNSVSNDSKGPLRKEEINFIQNILQKDDSTAAESDSQGIVTERLVEFKNIIQLQEKNTELLKVVRNLAEKLESKENKSKQSLQKIESETVNEAKEAILTLKSEKVELESRIEDLEKELEKSKTSVPNQDASYINSTIRQLTKTKRDLESQVQDLQTHVSQVTRESTENMSLLNKEIQDLYDSKSEISIELGKEKSSRILAEERFKLLSNTLDLAKAENDQLRKRFDYLQSTILKQDSKTHETLNDYVSCKSKLSIVETELLNLKEEQKLKVDLEKNLKQELNKLSSEKTSLRIMVTQLQTLQKEREDLLEETRKSCQNKVDELEVNLCEIKQEASHKDQRIKQLEEDNNSNIEWYQNKIEALKKDNESIMTSVDGKQTEIEKLQYKVKSLEKEIEENKIRLHTYNVMDETINDDSLRKELEKSKINLTDAYSQIQEYKDLYETTSQSLQQMHSKLDESSKDFTNQINNLADEKASLEDKISLLKEQMFNLNNELDLQKKGMEKEKAEFKKKILILQNNNKEIEAVESEYESKLSKIQNDLDQQTIYANAAQNNYEQELQKHADVSKTISELREQLHTYKGQVKTLNLACDQLENTLKENEKSWSSQKESLLEQLDLSNSRIEDLSSQNKLLYDQIELYTAADKKVGDSKSEPGLNNILITLRRERDILDTKVTVADRDARMLRQKISLMDVELQEARTKLDNSRVEKENHSSIIQQHDDIMEKLNQLNLLRESNITLRNELENNNNKNKELQSELDKLKQDVAPVESELTALKYSMQEKEQELRLAKEEVHRWKKRSQDILEKHQQLSSSDYEKLENEIGNLKEQLENKTRQGAEAEEKFNRLRRQAQERLKTSKLSQDSLTEQVNNLKDAKIALENSLRDANARIEEIQGAKVAQDNNQLEVIRRLQEDAEKSSSELQAKLEENATSYDSTIKVLNEEITTLKEEIEKQMQIQQQLQTASANEQDDLSEIVESMKKSFEEDKIKFIEEKTQEVNEKILEAQERLNQPTSIDMEEMKKKWESEHEEDVSRRIREAEEALKKRIRLPTEEKINKIIERKKEELEKEFDEKVEERIKSMHQSGKMDMVLQEQLETRVQKKQKELEDEFNRKLQEELKEPPHSSHISLDERDKLRAEIETKLREELNNELQVIKKKSFEEGKQQAMMKTTLLERKLAKMESQLSETKQSVESPPKLVNNIQNPLLGLPRKIEENSNSLFNPLLSGEKLLKLNSKSSSSGGFNPFTSPSPNKPLQNDNDQRELSTNKIDPPTHLAPSFNIPASRDLMSSSSTLSTDTNEEEFTGSERAQKDSLSGDIQSEAGIEQKKEEELVKTGNAIEEETKSNKRPIDEVGELKNDDDEDTTEFANDSKKIKTDDEEEREEEKGDGEKNHEEGNENMGSEQS, from the coding sequence ATGACGGATCATGGTACTTCAATGAAAGGCATACAAAATGGTGCAACTACGGACGAAAGATTGAATGCtattgcttcttttttcgatTGCTCTTTGGAACAGGTTAAATCAATTGACGGTGATGTAGTAAAACATCTTAACGATAAACTTTTACAATTTAATGAACTAAAATCAGAGAACCTACAAATTACCGTCTcatttgatgaattgaagACTAATtccttgaagaaaattgatgGGTTGAAGActgaaatggaaaaagttATGagagaaaatgataaaatccGAAAAGAGAGGAATGATACTTTTGCTAAGTTCGAATCTATAAAAAAcgaaaagacaaaattaTCGAATGAACTAGAATCTGTAAAAAGGAGGGTTGATGATTTAACtgaagagaagaaggaaattcAGAGCAATCAACAGCGAACTTTAAAAATACTGGACGAAAGACTAAAAGAACTCGAAATAGCCAAGATTGAAAATAATCGCTCCGATAGTGAATACAAGAAACTACGCTCCACAATAATAGATTTAGAAACAAAACAACAGGACTATATTTCTAGTGACCTTAATTCCAGAACTGAactggaaagaaaaacacaGGAGTTGACCTTATTGCAGTCAAATAATGATTGGTTAGAAAAGGAGGTGTCTTCTAAGAATGAACAGTATCTTTCCTACAGACAAAAAACCGACAAAATAATTTTAGAAATTCGGAATGAATTAAATCATTTAAGGAGTGATTTTCAAATggagaaaacaaataatgatgtcttaaagcaaaaaaacaatgaacTATCGAAATctttacaagaaaaactgCTGGAAATCAAAAGCCTCTCAGACTCTTTAAATTCCGAAAAGCAAGAATTTTCCGCAGAAATTTCCCTAAAACAACGTTTAGTAGATCTTTTAGAGTCACAATTGGATGCggtaaaagaagaattgaacAGTACAAGAGAAGCGAACACTGCAAATGTAATATCAAATGATGCGAAAAATCACATATCTGAAAATGAGGAATTACTCAAAGAATTGCAGCaaatgaaggaaaaattaGCACAGTGCGAAAGCGAACGTCTGCGTCTATCCTCTATAATTGATGAAGCAGATGAGGATAGTGGAAGTTTGACTTCAAAATCTAATTCtgattttatattattgaagaaacaaTTAATTAAAGAAAGGCGTGCCAAGGagcatcttcaaaatcaaatcgAGGCATTTATCGTGGAACTGGAACACAAAGTGCCTATCATAAACTccttcaaagaaagaacagATATGTTGGAGAAGGAATTAAACAATGCTGCGTTATTACTAGAGCATACATCCAATGAGAAGAATGCGAAGataaaagaattaaatGCTAAGAATGAAAAGCTAGCAAACTGTGAAAATGACATTCAAACCTTAGTTAAACAACGTCTCGATCTGTGTCGTCAAATACAGTACCTTTTAGTTACCAACTCGGTTTCTAATGACTCAAAGGGGCCCTTACGTAAGGAAGAAATTAATTTTATCCAGAATATTTTGCAGAAAGACGATAGTACCGCAGCAGAATCTGACTCTCAGGGAATTGTAACCGAAAGGCTAGTCGAGTTCAAAAACATTATAcaattacaagaaaaaaacacggagcttttgaaagttgTAAGAAACTTAGCTGAGAAGTTGGaatcaaaggaaaacaaatCTAAACAAagtcttcaaaagattgaaaGTGAAACTGTAAATGAGGCTAAAGAGGCAATACTGACTttaaaaagtgaaaaagtaGAACTAGAATCAAGAATTGAGGATCTGGAGAAggaacttgaaaaatcGAAAACCTCGGTCCCCAACCAAGATGCGTCGTACATTAATTCAACTATACGGCAGTTAACCAAGACTAAAAGAGACCTCGAATCCCAAGTCCAAGATTTGCAAACTCATGTTTCCCAAGTTACTAGGGAGTCTACTGAAAATATGTCACTTTTGAACAAGGAGATACAGGACCTATATGATAGCAAGAGTGAAATTTCTATTGAACTtggaaaggaaaaatcaTCTAGAATATTGGCAGAGGAACGATTCAAACTACTTTCAAATACATTAGATTTAGCTAAAGCCGAGAACGATCAACTTCGCAAGAGGTTCGATTACTTGCAAAGTACTATTCTAAAACAAGATTCTAAAACACACGAAACACTTAATGATTATGTTTCCTGTAAATCCAAGTTAAGCATTGTTGAAACAGAATTAttgaatttaaaagaagaacaaaaattgaaagttgatttagaaaagaatttgaaacaagAACTGAATAAACTTTCCTCCGAAAAGACCAGTTTACGTATAATGGTAACTCAGTTACAAACTTTACAAAAAGAGCGTGAGGATTTATTGGAAGAAACTAGGAAGTCATGTCAAAACAAAGTAGACGAACTCGAAGTTAACCTCTGCGAAATAAAACAGGAAGCTTCTCATAAGGACCAACGCATCAAACAGCTGGAAGAAGACAACAATTCAAATATAGAATGGTaccaaaataaaattgAGGCCTTAAAGAAAGATAATGAGTCAATTATGACTTCTGTAGATGGTAAGCAAACCgagattgaaaaattacaatATAAAGTCAAATCATTAGAAAAGGAGATTGAGGAGAACAAGATCCGTTTGCATACCTATAATGTTATGGATGAAACAATTAACGATGACTCCTTACGCAAGGAGTTGGAAAAATCCAAGATTAACTTGACTGATGCCTATTCACAGATTCAAGAATACAAGGATCTGTACGAGACCACTTCTCAGTCCCTACAGCAAATGCATTCTAAATTAGATGAATCTAGCAAAGACTTTACTAACCAAATTAACAACCTAGCTGACGAAAAGGCTAGTTTGGAGGATAAGATTTCGCTTCTAAAGGAGCAAATGTTCAACCTGAATAATGAGCTTGATTTGcagaaaaaaggaatggaaaaagaaaaagctgagttcaagaaaaaaatattgattttacagaataacaacaaagaaattgaagcTGTTGAGTCTGAATATGAATCGAAGctatcaaaaattcaaaatgatcTTGATCAACAAACAATATACGCTAACGCTGCTCAAAATAACTATGAACAAGAATTACAAAAGCACGCGGATGTTTCTAAGACGATTAGTGAATTAAGAGAACAATTGCATACTTACAAAGGTCAAGTAAAGACCTTGAACTTAGCATGTGATCAGCTAGAAAATACTTTGaaggaaaacgaaaagaGTTGGTCCTCTCAAAAGGAATCTTTATTAGAACAACTAGATTTGTCAAATTCTCGCATTGAAGACTTATCATCTCAGAATAAACTATTGTATGATCAAATCGAACTGTACACAGCTGCGGACAAAAAAGTTGGTGATTCGAAAAGCGAGCCTGGcttaaataatattttaatCACACTACGTCGTGAAAGAGACATTCTAGACACGAAAGTGACGGTGGCCGATAGAGATGCTAGAATGTTAAgacaaaaaatatctttgatGGATGTTGAATTACAAGAAGCTCGTACCAAACTGGACAATTCAAGAGTTGAAAAGGAGAATCATTCTTCCATTATTCAACAGCATGACGACAttatggaaaaattgaatcAATTAAATCTATTAAGAGAAAGTAACATAACACTGCGTAATGAACTggaaaacaacaataataagaaTAAGGAACTTCAATCTGAATTAGATAAACTGAAACAAGATGTTGCTCCTGTTGAGTCTGAATTAACTGCCTTGAAGTATTCTATGcaagaaaaggaacaagAGCTCAGATTAGCTAAAGAAGAGGTCCATCGCTGGAAAAAACGCTCACAAGACATATTAGAGAAACATCAACAGTTGAGCTCAAGCGATTATGAGAAGCTAGAAAATGAGATAGGAAATTTGAAGGAGCAACTAGAAAATAAAACGCGCCAAGGGGCTGAAGCAgaggaaaaatttaacaGGTTGAGAAGACAAGCTCAAGAGAGATTAAAAACATCAAAACTATCACAGGACTCATTAACTGAGCAAGTCAATAACCTGAAAGATGCAAAGATCGCATTGGAAAATTCCTTGAGAGACGCAAATGCGAGAATCGAAGAGATACAGGGCGCAAAAGTCGCACAAGACAACAACCAGTTAGAAGTGATAAGAAGATTGCAAGAAGATGCGGAAAAATCTTCTAGTGAGCTTCAGGCCAAGttagaagaaaatgcaaCTTCTTATGATTCTACGATAAAGGTTTTAAATGAAGAGATTACAACcttaaaagaagaaatagaaaaacAAATGCAAATTCAGCAACAGTTACAAACTGCATCAGCAAATGAACAAGATGACTTATCTGAAATAGTTGAATCTATGAAGAAgtcttttgaagaagataaaatcaaattcatcgaagaaaaaacccAAGAAGTTAAcgaaaaaattcttgagGCCCAAGAAAGGCTAAACCAACCAACCAGTATTGATATGgaggaaatgaaaaaaaaatgggaatCCGAGCATGAGGAGGATGTATCCAGGAGGATTCGTGAAGCTGAGGAAGCTCTCAAAAAGAGGATCAGATTACCTACtgaggaaaaaattaataagaTAATCGAACGTAAGAAGGAGGAGTTGGAAAAAGAgtttgatgaaaaagtcGAAGAGAGAATAAAATCAATGCACCAGTCTGGAAAAATGGATATGGTGCTTCAAGAACAGCTAGAAACTAGGgttcaaaagaaacaaaaggaaTTAGAAGACGAATTCAACAGaaaattacaagaagaGCTAAAAGAACCACCACATTCAAGTCATATATCACTTGATGAGAGGGACAAATTACGGGCAGAGATTGAAACCAAGTTGAGGGAGGAGTTAAACAATGAATTGCAAgtaataaagaagaaatcctTCGAAGAAGGCAAACAACAagcgatgatgaaaactacccttttggaaagaaagcTTGCCAAGATGGAATCTCAACTATCAGAAACGAAACAAAGTGTTGAAAGCCCTCCAAAACTGGTAAACAATATACAAAATCCATTGCTGGGGTTACCTAGGAAAatcgaagaaaattcaaactcACTATTCAACCCGTTACTCTCGGGCGAAAAactcttgaaattgaacTCTaagtcatcttcatcaggTGGATTTAATCCTTTTACTTCGCCATCCCCAAATAAACCTTTGCAAAATGATAACGACCAAAGGGAGCTTTCGACCAACAAAATAGATCCACCAACTCATTTGGCGCCCAGTTTCAACATTCCCGCCTCAAGAGATCTAAtgtcttcatcttctacCTTGTCAACTGATACAAATGAGGAGGAATTTACTGGTAGCGAACGAGCCCAGAAGGATTCGTTAAGTGGAGATATCCAATCCGAAGCCGGTATagaacaaaagaaagaagaagaacttgTTAAAACGGGGAACGCAATAGAAGAGGAAACGAAGTCCAATAAACGACCTATTGATGAGGTTGGAGAGCTGAAAAATGATGACGACGAGGACACTACAGAATTCGCGAatgattcaaaaaagatcaagactgatgatgaggaagaaagagaggaagaaaagggtGATGGCGAGAAAAATCATGAAGAAGGCAATGAAAACATGGGATCAGAACAAAGTTAA
- the SRP40 gene encoding Srp40p (Nucleolar serine-rich protein~similar to YKR092C), with the protein MGSKKIKVDEVPKLSIKEKDIEEKSSSSSSSSSSSSSSSSESSSSSSSDSDSSSSSSSSSSSSSSSSSSSSDSDSSSESDSSSSGSSSSSSSSSSSSSSESSSESESENETKKRARDSDNEDSKETKKAKTELESSSSSDSSSSESSSSSSESDSDSSSSSSSSSSSESDSDSSSSSSSSDSSSDSDSSSSTSSSSSDSESDSDSDSDSDSSSSSDSSSSSSDSSSDESTSSSDSSDSDSDSDSDSSSETETKEASVGESKAEETPASSNEPTPSTSSSSGANKLSIPAGTDEIKEGERKHFSRVERSKIEFEAWELTDNTYKGAAGTWGEMANEKLGRVRGKDFTKNKNKMKRGSYRGGSITLESGSYKFQD; encoded by the coding sequence ATGGgttccaagaaaatcaaagttGACGAAGTACCAAAATTAAGTATTAAGGAAAAGGATATTGAAGAgaaatcttcttcctcttcctcctcctcatcttcctcctctAGTTCTAGTAGCGAGTCTTcaagcagcagcagcagtgACTCTGATTCTagctcatcatcatcgtcgtcgtcgtcgtcgtcgtcgtcgtcTAGCTCAAGTTCTAGTGACTCTGATTCTTCTAGTGAATCGGACTCCAGCTCCAGTGGgtcttcttcctcctccaGCTCTAGCTCAAGTTCTAGCTCCAGCgaatcttcttcagaatCCGAATCAGAAAACGAAACCAAGAAGAGAGCAAGAGATTCTGATAACGAAGACTCTAAGGAGACTAAAAAGGCAAAGACTGAACTAGAAAGTTCTTCCTCGTCGGACTCAAGTTCCAGTgagtcatcttcatcttcctcaGAATCTGATTCTGACTCAAGCTCTAGCTCTAGCTCTAGCTCTTCTTCCGAGTCTGATTCTGACTCAAGCTCCAGCTCCAGCTCTAGTGACTCTTCGTCTGATTCTGACTCCAGTTCCAGCACTAGCAGCTCTTCTTCCGATTCTGAATCGGATTCGGATTCGGATTCAGACTCTGACTCTTCAAGCTCATCCGATTCCTCAAGTTCTAGCTCCGACTCCAGTTCCGACGAATCTACATCTTCATCTGATTCTTCCGATTCTGATTCCGACTCTGACTCCGATTCTAGCTCTGAaacagaaacaaaagaagcatCTGTAGGTGAATCCAAGGCTGAAGAAACGCCTGCTTCTTCCAACGAACCGACTCCATCGACTTCCAGCTCATCCGGTGCCAATAAGTTGAGCATTCCTGCCGGAACAGACGAAATAAAAGAGGGCGAAAGAAAGCATTTTTCCAGAGTTGAGAGATCGAAGATCGAATTCGAAGCTTGGGAGTTGACAGACAACACTTACAAAGGTGCGGCTGGAACATGGGGTGAAATggcaaatgaaaaattaggTAGAGTGAGAGGTAAAGATTTCACtaagaacaaaaacaaaatgaaGAGGGGCTCTTATAGAGGTGGCTCCATTACATTAGAAAGTGGTTCATACAAATTCCAAGattaa